A segment of the Sphingopyxis sp. OAS728 genome:
GATCTTGGAAAGCTTGGTCACGCCATCGACCAGCCGGCCGACGTCGCTGCCGAACAGCCGCTCGATTTCTTCGGGCGTCGTCAGCGTGTCTTCGAGCGTGTCGTGGAGCAATGCGGTGACGATCGTCTCGCTGTCGAGGTGAAGATCGGTCAAAATTCCCGCAACCTCGACCGGATGGCTGAAATAGGGGTCGCCCGACGCGCGTTTCTGGCTGCCGTGCTTCTGCACGGTGAACACATAGGCGCGATTGAGCAGCGCCTCGTCGACGTCGGGATCATAAGCGCGCACGCGCTCGACAAGTTCATATTGTCTCAGCATTGCGTCCAATGTCGTTCATGCAGGCAATATTGCAATGCGAAATTTGCTTGCGCCGAACCGCGGGCGTTGAGCAACTTTGATAACAACGGTTGGAAGCATCGTTCGCCGAGAAAAAACCGCCGTACTTCACTGGCAAAGCCAAGTGGACGTACGGCGGTTTTCGATCGGCGTGAAGGCCGGATTATTTTGCGCCGTTGCAGCGCGCCAGTTCTTCGGCTTCGAGCGCCTTGCCGCCTGCCGCGAAGCTCGCCACCGGACCCGCCTTTTTGACGAGAGCCGAACACATGACGAGCGGGCGGCTCGTACCCTGACCGGCGGTGCAGCTGGCGCCCTTGCACGCCCAGACGACGTCGCGCGCGACAAAGCGCGCCTCGGTCGCCGGACTGGCGAGTTCGGCGCGGTAGTAAGCGCCGCCCGCGGCGGTTGCAGCGCTGGATGTGAAGGCGAGGCCGCCGATCAGTGCGACGCCTGCCAGCGCGAAGGGCTGGGTGAGGGGAGAAAGCTTGAAAATGGGCATTGGGAGCTCCTGTTTTTTCGCAACCAATGGGTTGCGAGGCGTTCCCTAGACTTTGAGTTGCGAAATGCAACGGAGGCCTTATATTTTTTTGGCGCATGGGGTGATTTTACGTTAGGGCATTGGTTATGGGAAAATTACGCGAACTGCTGAACGACATGGATGGGGGCAATTGCGCCCTGCCGCTGGCGCTGGAAGCGATGGGCGAGCGATGGTCGTTCATGATCCTTCGCGCCGCCTTTAACGGTGTCCATCATTTCGAGGAGTTCCAGCAGGAACTGAACATCGCGCGCAACATCTTGTCGAACCGGCTGTCGAAGCTGGTCGACCATGGCATCATGGCGCGCGAAGTGATGGCCGAGGATCGCCGCAAGGTGCAATATCAGCTGACCGAAAAGGGCATCGAACTGCTCCCGGCGATGATCGCGCTGCGCCAATGGGGCGAAAAATGGGGTGCCGGCGTGCCGTCGACCCCGGTGCTTGTCGATGCGCGCGACGAACAGCCGATCGGCCCGGTAACGCTGACCGCGCACGACGGCCGCGTGATCGGGTATAAGGAATTGCTGTGGAAGCATCGCGCCGAACTCCAGCCGCTCGGCCAGGCGCGCGTGCGCGGCGAGGGTGCGATGGCGCCGGTCGCCGCCGAATGATCGGCCGCGCCGGTTTCCGATATCGCCCGCGCGGCGACTGACCATCGCCATCGCACGAGACCCCATGCCGCTTTTCCGACTGTCTTCGCCGGGTCCCTTTTTCGACAACAAGGTCCGGGCCTTCTGGAACCTGCAGATATTGGGCTGGGCCGCCTGGCTCGGCCTGCGCGGCGTGTCGGGGCTTGCCAATGGTCAGGCCTTCACCTTCCTGATCCCGCAGACGATCTCGGCGATCACAGGTTTCTCGCTGACCCTTATCCTGTCGGCCTGTTACCGCGCGCTGATCAACCGTCGCCCGCTGTTGATGTGGGGCGTCAGTTTCGGGCTCGCGGGTATCGCGACTGCGCTTTGGGCCTTTATCGACGCGTGGGTCGCACAGATCCAGAATCCGGCAAGCGAGGCGGGCTTCACCAGCCTGCTGCTCGGCGCGATGTATATCGACGCGACCTCGCTTGCTGCCTGGTCGGCGCTTTATTTCGCGATCAACTATTTCCTCCAGCTCGAGGAACAGAATGACCGCGTCATCCGGCTCGAGGCGCAGGCGGCGTCGGCGCAGCTCGCGATGCTGCGTTACCAGCTCAATCCGCATTTCCTGTTCAACACGCTGAACAGCATTTCGACGCTCGTGCTGCTGAAACAGGCCGAGCCCGCGAATGCGATGCTGTCGCGGCTGTCGGCGTTCCTCCGCTACACGCTCGCGAACGAGCCGACCGCGCAGGTGACGCTGGCGCAGGAGATCGAGACGCTGAAGCTCTACCTCGAAATCGAGAAAATGCGCTTCGAGGATCGGCTGCGTCCGCATTTCGCGATCGATCCGGCGGTCGCGCGGGCGCGTTTGCCGTCGCTTTTGCTCCAGCCGCTCATCGAAAATGCGATAAAATACGCAGTAACGCCGCAGGAAGACGGCGCCGATATCACGCTTTCCGCACAGTTGGCCGGTCAAAATGTTCGGATTACCGTGTCCGATACCGGCCCGGGATTGTCAGCCGACCGCACCGACCCCACCACAGGCATTGCAACGGAATCGACCGGCGTGGGTTTAGCCAATATCAGGGACCGTCTGGCGCAGGCTTTTGGCGACCAGCACCGGTTCGACGTCCAGATGGGCGCTGAGGGCGGTTTCACGGTGGTTATCGAGTTTCCGTTCCAGCCCGATGGGCAAATGACGATTGGAACCGAGAGAACATGACGATCAGAACCATCCTGGTGGATGATGAAAAACTGGCCACCCAAGGCCTGCAACTGCGGCTCGAACCGCATGCGGACGTCGAAGTCGTCGACACCGCGCAAAATGGCCGCGAAGCCATCAGAAAGATCAAGACCCACAAACCCGATCTGGTTTTCCTCGATATCCAGATGCCGGGTTTCGACGGTTTTTCGGTGATTCAGGGATTGATGGAGGTCGAACCGCCGCTGGTGGTGTTCGTCACCGCTTACTCGGATCACGCCATTCGCGCGTTCGAGGCGCAGGCGGTCGATTATCTGGTGAAACCGGTCGAACCCGAGCGGCTCGCGGATGCACTCGACCGCGTTCGCCAGCGGCTTGCGGAAAAGCGTGGTGTGGCGGAAGTCGAGCGGCTCAAGACGGTGCTCGCCGAAGTCGCGCCCGAAGCGGTCGAGGATTATGACGCAGAGGTCGCCCCCGATACGCACGCCGCCGACCGCTATGAAAAGATGATCAACATCAAGGATCGCGGCCAGATCTTCCGCGTCGACGTCGACAGCATCGAACGCATCGACGCCGCCGGCGACTATATGTGCATCTATACCGCCGACAACAGCCTGATCCTGCGCGAGACGATGAAGGATCTGGAAAAGCGGCTCGACCCGCGCAACTTCCAGCGCGTCCATCGCTCGACGATCGTGAACCTCAGCCAAGTGAAGCAGGTCAAGCCGCACACCAATGGCGAATGTTTCCTCGTGCTCGGATCGGGCGCGCAAGTAAAGGTCAGCCGAAGCTATCGCGACGTTGTCGCGCGCTTCGTGCATTGATCTGATGAAGGCGCCGGCATCGTCCGGCGCCTTTTTCGTTAGAGCTGGTGCCCTGTGCGATCGCGCTTGGTCGCCAGATATTGCTCGTTATATTTGTTCGTCGGCAGCGCGAGTGGAATGCGCTCGACGACTTCGACGCCTTCTTTCTCGAGCCGCGACACCTTCTCCGGATTGTTTGTCATCAGCCGGATGCGCGGGATATTCAGCAGTTCGAGCATTCGCCCGGCGATCGCAAAATCGCGCGCCTCGACCGGAAAGCCGAGCCGCAGGTTCGCATCGACCGTGTCATAACCCTGATCCTGCAGCGCGTAGGCGCGCAGCTTGTTGACGAGGCCGATGCCGCGCCCCTCCTGTCGCAGGTACAACAGCACGCCCCACGGCGCATCGGCCATGGCGTGCAGCGCCGCATGGAGCTGCGGCCCGCAATCGCATTTGAGGCTGCCGAGGACGTCGCCGGTCAGGCATTCGCTGTGGAGCCGCACGACGGGCGGATTGCCGTCGCGCTTGCCGATAACGAGCGCGACATGGTCCGATGCTTCTTCGGGGCTCCGGAAGGCGACGATCTCTGCAGTTTCGCTGGCTTCGACGGGTAGCCGAGCGCGCGCCGCGATCTCGAGGCGGACGGGATCGAGCAGGGCGGCGACATCGTCGACGCTGCATGCGGTTTCGGCATCGCCCGCCGCTTCGCGCACAAAAAAGGCGGGGAGCAGGCCCGCGTGGCGGGCCATCGCCATCGCTGTGGCCGCAGCCGTTTCGCCGCCGGTGGCGATGGTGAGGAAGGGCCCTTTGAGCGGGTTGGCGAGATCGAGCGCGGGATCGGCGATCGCGAGCGCCGCAGCCACGGCGGGCGCAGCATTCGCAAGGCGCACCGGCCCCGGCGTGGCGGCGACACGCTGGTTGGTGAGTTTGAGCGTCACCGCCCGCTCGCCCGACAGCAGGATGTCGTGGCTGCCAAATTCGGTCAGCGCGGCATCGCGCGCGCTTTCGACTGCCATCAGGTCGAGCGCGCCGTCGGGGCCTGTCAGGCGGAAGGGCCAGCCGCGCCGCAGCGCATCGATCGCGCGCGCAGCGTTCCGGGCACCGATATGATTCAAAAGTCGAACTCGGTGATCAGCGGGATGTGATCCGACGGCCGCTCCCAGCTGCGCGCGGGCTGCACGATGCGGTGCGAGACCGCCTTGGCCATCAGGTCGGGGGTCACCCACATATGGTCGAGGCGGCGACCACGGTTCGACGCCTCCCAGTCTTTCGCGCGGTAGCTCCACCAAGTGTACAGCCGCTCCGGCGCCGGGACGAAGTGGCGCCCGAGGTCAACCCAGTTCGATGCCGCCTGCAGCCGCGCGAGCGTTTCGACCTCGATCGGCGTGTGGCTGACGACGTCGAGCAGCGCCTTGTGGTTCCACACGTCGCTTTCGAGCGGGGCGACGTTGAAATCGCCGGTGAGCACCGTCGGTGTCCCGTTCAGCGCGCCCGACCATTCGGTCATGCGGCCGAAGAAATCGAGCTTCTGCCCGAATTTGGGGTTCAGCTCGCGATCGGGGATATCGCCGCCGGCGGGAATATAGACATTGTCGAGCCGTACGCCCGACGGCAGCGTCACGCCGACGTGGCGGGCTTCGCCGTTGGCCTGCCAGTCATATTTGCGCACGTCGGTCAGCGGCACCTTGCTGACGATCGCCACGCCGTGGTGCATACGCTGGCCGTGGGTGACGATATGCTGATATCCCAGTCGCTTGAACATGTCGGGCGGAAACAGCGTGCATTCGACCTTCGTCTCCTGCAGGCAGAGGATGTCGGGGGCTTCTTCGCGCAGGAATTTTTCGACGATGCCGATGCGGGCGCGAACGCTGTTGATGTTCCACGAAGCGATGCTGGTGCGAGTCATGCGGTGGCTCTATCGGCGCGGGCGGGGGGGCGCAATGTCCCAAACACCGGACAAATTAAACCCCCGTTCCAGGGGCGGTGGAACGGGGGTTCAAGGTCAGCGTTCGTCACGCTCTTGAATGAAGGTGCCTGGCATTCCGGGTGGGGCAACAGGGGGAAACCCAAATCCGGGGCCGTGTTGGCGCCTTCGAGAGATGGAATAGACGCTCTTCCCTGTCGCCAAGCTGAACGAAAATTGGCGGTCATGGGCCGATTCTGCAGTTCGTCGATGCGTGATGTCGGTTGGTCTGGAAAATGGCGCTGAATCCATTCGAAGATTCAGCGCCATATGATTTTGACTTGTTTTGAGGTCGTCGGCGTCAGCCGGCGCGGCCGCGCTGCTTCGGCCGCGGGTCGGTCCATTTGAACGCCGAGTCGGCAACCGCGACGTTGAATTTCTGGTTGGTGAGGTCGATCCGCGTGCGGTTGTTCTGCGAATCGAGCGCGACCCAGCCGCGCAGGCGCAGCCCTCCCGGCGCCGAGCCGTCGCGCACGAACACCATCGTGATCGTGCCATATTCGGGACGCTTGGGATCCTTGACCTCGACGCTCAGCACATCGCCGCTGCCGGTGGGCAGAACCTTGGCATATTTGGTCAGGTCGCGGTCGGGGTCGAGCAGCGCGCCGAGCGGCGAATTTTTGACCGGCCAGCGCTGAACCTGCCGCACCTCATAATCGATCATGGTGAGCGAGCTGCCGTCGCCGACGATCAGCAGCGGCACGCCCTTCTGGTACTGGAACCGGATCTTGCCCGGCCGCTTCAGGGTCAGCTGGCCGCTCAGCCGCTGGCCATTGCGGTCGGTCTGCACGAAGTCGGCGGTCATCGAACTGGTCGCCTTGAGATGCGACTGCACCGACGCCAGCGTGCTCGACGACTGCGCGACGGCGGGCACGCCGGCTGCAAGGCCTGCAGCGGCGATCGGCGCGAGCGTCCAGGCGGTGAGGCGGGTCATGTTCGTCTTGAAGATCATCGGACTCTCATCTTTGGATAGGAAAATGGTTCATCGCAGCCGGGCATTGAACCCGCGCTGAACCTCTTGTCAGACGCTGTTCAAGTCATGATGCGGCCGATGGTTCCTCACCGTTGCTGGCCATATTGGTCGGTGAGGACGTCGCGGCGGCCGACATGGTTGGGCGGGCTGACCAGCCCTTCCTCTTCCATTCGCTCGATCAGGCGCGCCGCGCTGTTGTAGCCGATGCGCAATTGACGCTGGAGCCAGCTGGTCGACGCCTTCTGGCTTTCGACGACGATCTGGCACGCCTTGGCATACATGCGGTCCTCGGCGCTGTCGCCGCCCGCAGGGGCCCCCTCCATCGCGAAGCCGCCGTCCTCGGGGTCCTCGGTGACGCTTTCGATATAGTCGGGGCGGCCCTGCCCCTTCCAGTGATCGGCAACCGCGCGCACCTCGTCATCCGAGACGAAGGGCCCGTGGATGCGCGTGATCTGCTTGCCGCCGGGCACATAGAGCATGTCGCCCTTGCCGAGCAGTTGCTCGGCACCCGCTTCGCCAAGGATCGTCCGGCTGTCGATTTTCGACGTGACGTTGAAGCTGATGCGCGTCGGCAGGTTCGCCTTGATGACGCCGGTGATGACGTCAACCGACGGGCGCTGCGTCGCAAGGATCAGGTGGATGCCCGCCGCGCGCGCCTTTTGCGCGAGCCGCTGGATCAGGAATTCGACCTCCTTGCCCGCGGTCATCATCAGGTCGGCGAGCTCGTCGACCACGACGACGATCTGCGGCAGCGGCGCATAGTCGAGCGTCTCTTCCTCATAGACCGGCTGGCCGGTGTCGGGGTCGTAACCCGTCTGGACCCGCCGCCCGAGCGACTTGCCCTTGGCAAGCGCGCCGCGAACCTTGTCGTTGTACGACGCCAAGTTGCGCACCGACAGCGACGACATCATCCGGTAGCGGTCCTCCATCTGCTCGACCGCCCATTTCAGCGCCCGAATCGCCTTCTTGGGTTCGGTCACCACAGGCGCGAGCAGATGCGGGATATCGTCATAGACGCTGAGTTCCAGCATCTTGGGATCGATCATGATCATCTTCACCTGGTCGGGGCCAAGGCGATAGAGAAGCGACAGGATCATCGCGTTGAGGCCGACCGACTTACCCGAACCCGTCGTACCCGCGATCAGCAAATGCGGCATCGGTGCGAGGTCGGCGATCATCGGGTCGCCGCTGATATTCTTGCCGAGGATGATCGGCAGCGCGCCGGTCTGGTCCTGGAACAGCGCGCTGCCGATAATTTCGTGCAGCACGACCGACTCGCGGTTTGCGTTGGGCAGCTCAATGCCGATCACGGTGCGGCCCGGGATCGGCGCGATGCGGGCGGAAAGCGCCGACATGTTGCGCGCGATATCGTCGGCGAGGTTCGACACGCGGCTGGCCTTGGTGCCCGGCGCGGGTTCGAGTTCATACATGGTGACGACCGGGCCGGGGCGAACCGCGGTGACGACGCCCTTGACCTGGAAATCTTCGAGCACCGATTCGAGCAGGCGCGCGTTGCGTTCGAGCCCCGCCTTGTCGATCTGTCCGGTCGGCCCCGGCGGCGGCGGCGCAAGCAGGTCGATCGATGGCAGCTGGTAATTGGTGAACAGCTCGGTTTGTGGCTTGGGTCGGGGTTTCGAGGGCGCGCTACGCTCTGCGGGTTCGGCGATTTCGGGCGGCGCGCGGTCGCTCGGCTCGGCGACCGCACGCGGCCGGACGACGCGCTCCATCAGGTTCGGCGCCTTGGTCTCGTCATTCGGTACCCGCGCCGGTTCGACAATGCGGCTTCCCTCGGCGGCGGGGAGCTTGAAGCGCGACGCCCAGCCCTTTTCGAGCCGGAGCGCGCGCCAGGCGAGCCAGAGGCCGAGGACAACGAGCAGCAATATGGTGGCGAAACGGATCAGCGCCGCGGCGGGCTCGCCGGCCTGCGCGAACAGCGGAGCGATCGCACCGCCGATCAGCAGCGCGATGATCCCGCCCCAGCCCGCGGGCATCGGGGCGTTGGTCGCGGGCGACCAGAGTTCGGCGCCGAGCCCGACAAGCAGGATACCGATAAAGCTGTATGCCAATTGGCGCGGCCAATAGGGCTGCGCCTCGCCGGTCCACAGTCGCCACGCGATGATCCCGAGCAGCGGCAGCAGGAGCGCGATGGGGGCGCCGCCGATCGACAGGCCAAGGTCGGCGAACCACGCGCCTGCGCTCCCCATCCAGTTGGCGGCGGTGCCGTGCGCAGCGGTGTTGAGCGCCGCGTCGGTGCTGTCATAGGTGAGCAGCGCCAGCGTCAGGAACAGGGTAAAAAGTCCGAGCGCCACCGCCGCGGCGATCACGAGCGATCGCGCGATGCTCTGGCGGAAAACCGTGCGCCAATCGGCCTTTACGGGTGCGGCCTTGCGGCTAGCCATGCTCTTTTTCCGGTCCCTGTCAGTTAACCACGGCGATATGCGCATGGGGCGGACTCGCCGTCAAGCAGCCCTCGGCAGCCCGCTGAAACGCGCCGTCCTTGTTCGGAAGGTCACAAAGGTCACGCTACGTCCCCCTGTCTTCCTCTTTTCCGCGTGCCCGGACGGGCGACGGATGAAATGGGTCGGACGGATAATGAGGTGGGTCATGGGGCGAGGTTATGGTGCGCGCATAATGTAGGACAGCGGAAAGTTGCAAATGGGGCGCATGGCGCGAAATCGATCACGCCATGCTTTCCATCCTCTCCGAAAACGCGCTAGGGCGAGGCCATGAGTGAAACGCTGCGCAGCGATGTCCTGATTTCGGGTGGCGGCCTTGTCGGCCAGACGCTCGCCCTCGCCCTCGCCCACCATGGCCTGTCGGTCCAGATCGTCGATCCCGCCGATCCGGTGACGACGATCGCGCCGGGCTTCGATGGCCGCGCGTCGGCGATCGCCAGCGCGACCTGGCAGATGTTCGAGGTGCTGGGGCTCGCTGATCGCCTTGCCGAACACGGCTGCCCGATCCGCGCCATCAAAGTGGGTGACGGCGTGCCCGACAGCGATCGGGGTGGCGAACTCGATTTCGTAACCGCCGACGGCGATCCGCCGCTCGGCACGATGGTCGAGAATCGCCAGCTCCGTCTTGCGCTGGCCGCGGGGCTCGCAGAGGCGCCGCTGGTACGGCTGCTAATGCCCGCCGCGGTGGTGTCGCGCGAGATCGACGCGCATGGCGTCACGCTGACGCTCACCGACGGGACGAAGCTCGCGGCGCCGCTGCTGATTGTTGCCGAAGGGCGCCGTTCGCCGACGCGCGACGCTGCGGGGTTCAGCATCGCGAACTGGTCGTACCACCATCACGCGATGATCGGCGCGGTTGCGCATGAAAAGCCGCACGGCAATGTCGCGCACGAAATTTTCTATCCGTCGGGACCCTTCGCATTGCTTCCGTTAGTCGACGACGCAGAGGGCCAGCATCGCTCGGCTTTCGTGTGGACTGTCGCGGAAAAGGACGGTCCGGGTTTCGCCAAGCTGGGTGAACGCGGCTTTGTCGCCGAATTGCAAAAGCGCGCGGGCGGCGTGCTCGGCGCGATGGAACTGGTCGCGCCGCGCATGACCTATCCGCTCGGCTTTCATCACAGCGCGTCGATCGTCGCCGACCGCATCGCGCTCGTCGGCGACGCCGCGCACGGCATCCATCCGATCGCGGGGCAGGGGCTCAACCTTGGCCTGCGTGACGTCGCGGCGCTCACCGAAGTGCTCGTCGAGGGCGCGCGGCTCGGGCTCGACCTTGGCGATGCCGCGCTGCTCGCGCGCTATCAGCGTTGGCGTGGGCTCGACAATATGATGGTCAGCCTCGCGACCGACGGGCTGACGCGGCTGTTCGGAATTCCCGGGCGCACCGCCGCTGCGGTCCGCCGCACCGGGCTCGGCGCAGTGCAGCGCATGCCGATGCTCAAACGATTTTTCATGGACGAGGCGCGCGGCGAGGCCGGCGACCTGCCGCGCCTGCTCGCGGGCGCCGAGATCTAGGTATTACTACCTAGGGCGTCCGCAGCGCGGCGCTAAGCATCACATCCTATGCCTACCGAGGCGGCAACCATGCCGCAGCACGATGGGGACAGGACCATGTCGGTAAAAAGCGACGCGCTCGAACAGGCGGTGACCGATTATATCCAGGCGCGGACCGCGCTCGACGCGGCGCCGGGTGCGCGAACCCGCGCGGCGGTCGACCGCTCTTTTGCCCGGCTCGCCGCACTCGCGGCGCCGCGCATCCGCTATTTCACGCGCACCTATGGCTTGGCCGATGTCGCCGACGACGCCGCGCAAGTGTGCGCGATCGCGCTCCACCGGGCGGCCGAACGCTATGATCCGGCGCGCGCGCGCTTCACGACTTATGTGAACTGGCAGCTGCGCGCCGAACTGCAGGCGCTGCGACACCGCCTCCACGGCGACCAGCGCTGTGCCGGGCGGCGCGACGTCACCGCGATGCTGTCGCTCGATGCCTTGGAGGAGGGAGACGCCGCCGACTGGCTCGTCGACCCCGCTGCCGAACCCGCGACCGAACGCGGCGCGGCCGACGGTCTCGCCGGCCTTGTCGCCGAGCGGCTGGTCGCCGAGTGGGCAGCACGCCGCCGCGCCGGACTGGCGCGTGCCTGCCGCGCCGATGACGACGGGATCGAAGCGCGCGTCGCCGCCGAGCGGTCGCTCGTCCGCGATCAGCTGATGGTAAGCGACGCCGTCGAACGGCTGCGCGAAAGCGACCGCCATATCGTGCGGCGCGCGCTGGCCGATATGGTTCGCAACGCGGGGCTGAAAAAGCCGCACTGACCAGCTTCCCGGCCTACTGGGCAACCTATTGAAGCGTGGCGCGGCCGTCGTCGCCGTCGAAACGGCCAAAAAATTGCATCATCTGGACGACCAGTTCGGCACGCGCGTCGATTGGGCTTGCTTCGAGCAAGGCCTGTTTCGCCGCCGCATCGAAGGGTGCCACCTGCGCGATGCCGTTCACCAGCGTGGCGTCATCGAGCTGGCCGACCGAATCCCAGTCGACCACATAGCCCTGCCGCGCCGCAAAGCGCTTGGCCTCGCGTTCGAGGCTCGCGCGTTCGATGCTTGCGAGCACAGCATCGTCCTCGGCTTCGAGCTCGATCTCGGCTTCGACCTGCCTGAACGGCGTCGTGACGTCGAGCTCGCGGCGGACGCGAAAACGCGCGACGCCTTCGAGGACGAGGTTGAAGCGCCCTTCGTCGAGCGCCTCGACATCGACGATGCGCCCGACGCAGCCGATATCATAGAGCGCCGGCGGCTCGCGATCTTCTTCGCCGGGAAGCTGGCGCGGCTGGATCATCCCGATCTGCCGGTCGCGCGCCAGCACCTCCTGCACCATCGCCGAATAGCGCGGTTCGAAGATATGGAGCGGCAGATGCAGCCCGGGGAACAGCACCGCGCCGGTCAGCGGAAAGATCGCGATCCGCTGGATAGTCAGGGGCGCGGTCTCGCCCATCAGCCGAACAGGATCAGCGACAGGCGGCGGCGCTGTGCCGCGACCCACGCGTCTTCGAGCCCGACGGCTTCGAACAGCGAAAGCAGCTTGGCGCGCGCGGCGTCCTCGTTCCATTCGCGGTCCGCCGCGACGATGTGGAGCAGATTGTCGGCCGCCGCATCGCGCTGGCCAGCACCGATCTGGGCGCTGGCCAAATCGAATCGCGCCTGATGATCGTCGGGGTTCGCGGCGACAGCGGCTTCGAACGCGGCGAGCTCGCCCGCATCGGGGGCGTCGGCGGCGAGCGCGAGCGCGCTTTTCGCCTGCGCGATTGCGGGGTCTTCGGCGATCTCGGCCGGGATGACGTCGAGCGCGGCCTGCGCGCCTTCCATATCGCCCGCGAGCACGAGCGCACGGATCAGCCCGCCATGCGCCGCAGCATTGTCGGGCGCGATATCGAGAATCTGCG
Coding sequences within it:
- the ribA gene encoding GTP cyclohydrolase II, whose product is MGARNAARAIDALRRGWPFRLTGPDGALDLMAVESARDAALTEFGSHDILLSGERAVTLKLTNQRVAATPGPVRLANAAPAVAAALAIADPALDLANPLKGPFLTIATGGETAAATAMAMARHAGLLPAFFVREAAGDAETACSVDDVAALLDPVRLEIAARARLPVEASETAEIVAFRSPEEASDHVALVIGKRDGNPPVVRLHSECLTGDVLGSLKCDCGPQLHAALHAMADAPWGVLLYLRQEGRGIGLVNKLRAYALQDQGYDTVDANLRLGFPVEARDFAIAGRMLELLNIPRIRLMTNNPEKVSRLEKEGVEVVERIPLALPTNKYNEQYLATKRDRTGHQL
- a CDS encoding FAD-dependent monooxygenase translates to MSETLRSDVLISGGGLVGQTLALALAHHGLSVQIVDPADPVTTIAPGFDGRASAIASATWQMFEVLGLADRLAEHGCPIRAIKVGDGVPDSDRGGELDFVTADGDPPLGTMVENRQLRLALAAGLAEAPLVRLLMPAAVVSREIDAHGVTLTLTDGTKLAAPLLIVAEGRRSPTRDAAGFSIANWSYHHHAMIGAVAHEKPHGNVAHEIFYPSGPFALLPLVDDAEGQHRSAFVWTVAEKDGPGFAKLGERGFVAELQKRAGGVLGAMELVAPRMTYPLGFHHSASIVADRIALVGDAAHGIHPIAGQGLNLGLRDVAALTEVLVEGARLGLDLGDAALLARYQRWRGLDNMMVSLATDGLTRLFGIPGRTAAAVRRTGLGAVQRMPMLKRFFMDEARGEAGDLPRLLAGAEI
- a CDS encoding CC_3452 family protein; its protein translation is MPIFKLSPLTQPFALAGVALIGGLAFTSSAATAAGGAYYRAELASPATEARFVARDVVWACKGASCTAGQGTSRPLVMCSALVKKAGPVASFAAGGKALEAEELARCNGAK
- a CDS encoding winged helix-turn-helix transcriptional regulator gives rise to the protein MGKLRELLNDMDGGNCALPLALEAMGERWSFMILRAAFNGVHHFEEFQQELNIARNILSNRLSKLVDHGIMAREVMAEDRRKVQYQLTEKGIELLPAMIALRQWGEKWGAGVPSTPVLVDARDEQPIGPVTLTAHDGRVIGYKELLWKHRAELQPLGQARVRGEGAMAPVAAE
- a CDS encoding sensor histidine kinase; translated protein: MPLFRLSSPGPFFDNKVRAFWNLQILGWAAWLGLRGVSGLANGQAFTFLIPQTISAITGFSLTLILSACYRALINRRPLLMWGVSFGLAGIATALWAFIDAWVAQIQNPASEAGFTSLLLGAMYIDATSLAAWSALYFAINYFLQLEEQNDRVIRLEAQAASAQLAMLRYQLNPHFLFNTLNSISTLVLLKQAEPANAMLSRLSAFLRYTLANEPTAQVTLAQEIETLKLYLEIEKMRFEDRLRPHFAIDPAVARARLPSLLLQPLIENAIKYAVTPQEDGADITLSAQLAGQNVRITVSDTGPGLSADRTDPTTGIATESTGVGLANIRDRLAQAFGDQHRFDVQMGAEGGFTVVIEFPFQPDGQMTIGTERT
- a CDS encoding exodeoxyribonuclease III, with protein sequence MTRTSIASWNINSVRARIGIVEKFLREEAPDILCLQETKVECTLFPPDMFKRLGYQHIVTHGQRMHHGVAIVSKVPLTDVRKYDWQANGEARHVGVTLPSGVRLDNVYIPAGGDIPDRELNPKFGQKLDFFGRMTEWSGALNGTPTVLTGDFNVAPLESDVWNHKALLDVVSHTPIEVETLARLQAASNWVDLGRHFVPAPERLYTWWSYRAKDWEASNRGRRLDHMWVTPDLMAKAVSHRIVQPARSWERPSDHIPLITEFDF
- a CDS encoding FtsK/SpoIIIE family DNA translocase is translated as MASRKAAPVKADWRTVFRQSIARSLVIAAAVALGLFTLFLTLALLTYDSTDAALNTAAHGTAANWMGSAGAWFADLGLSIGGAPIALLLPLLGIIAWRLWTGEAQPYWPRQLAYSFIGILLVGLGAELWSPATNAPMPAGWGGIIALLIGGAIAPLFAQAGEPAAALIRFATILLLVVLGLWLAWRALRLEKGWASRFKLPAAEGSRIVEPARVPNDETKAPNLMERVVRPRAVAEPSDRAPPEIAEPAERSAPSKPRPKPQTELFTNYQLPSIDLLAPPPPGPTGQIDKAGLERNARLLESVLEDFQVKGVVTAVRPGPVVTMYELEPAPGTKASRVSNLADDIARNMSALSARIAPIPGRTVIGIELPNANRESVVLHEIIGSALFQDQTGALPIILGKNISGDPMIADLAPMPHLLIAGTTGSGKSVGLNAMILSLLYRLGPDQVKMIMIDPKMLELSVYDDIPHLLAPVVTEPKKAIRALKWAVEQMEDRYRMMSSLSVRNLASYNDKVRGALAKGKSLGRRVQTGYDPDTGQPVYEEETLDYAPLPQIVVVVDELADLMMTAGKEVEFLIQRLAQKARAAGIHLILATQRPSVDVITGVIKANLPTRISFNVTSKIDSRTILGEAGAEQLLGKGDMLYVPGGKQITRIHGPFVSDDEVRAVADHWKGQGRPDYIESVTEDPEDGGFAMEGAPAGGDSAEDRMYAKACQIVVESQKASTSWLQRQLRIGYNSAARLIERMEEEGLVSPPNHVGRRDVLTDQYGQQR
- a CDS encoding LolA family protein, with amino-acid sequence MIFKTNMTRLTAWTLAPIAAAGLAAGVPAVAQSSSTLASVQSHLKATSSMTADFVQTDRNGQRLSGQLTLKRPGKIRFQYQKGVPLLIVGDGSSLTMIDYEVRQVQRWPVKNSPLGALLDPDRDLTKYAKVLPTGSGDVLSVEVKDPKRPEYGTITMVFVRDGSAPGGLRLRGWVALDSQNNRTRIDLTNQKFNVAVADSAFKWTDPRPKQRGRAG
- a CDS encoding LytR/AlgR family response regulator transcription factor — its product is MTIRTILVDDEKLATQGLQLRLEPHADVEVVDTAQNGREAIRKIKTHKPDLVFLDIQMPGFDGFSVIQGLMEVEPPLVVFVTAYSDHAIRAFEAQAVDYLVKPVEPERLADALDRVRQRLAEKRGVAEVERLKTVLAEVAPEAVEDYDAEVAPDTHAADRYEKMINIKDRGQIFRVDVDSIERIDAAGDYMCIYTADNSLILRETMKDLEKRLDPRNFQRVHRSTIVNLSQVKQVKPHTNGECFLVLGSGAQVKVSRSYRDVVARFVH
- a CDS encoding sigma factor — protein: MSVKSDALEQAVTDYIQARTALDAAPGARTRAAVDRSFARLAALAAPRIRYFTRTYGLADVADDAAQVCAIALHRAAERYDPARARFTTYVNWQLRAELQALRHRLHGDQRCAGRRDVTAMLSLDALEEGDAADWLVDPAAEPATERGAADGLAGLVAERLVAEWAARRRAGLARACRADDDGIEARVAAERSLVRDQLMVSDAVERLRESDRHIVRRALADMVRNAGLKKPH